In a genomic window of Streptomyces pristinaespiralis:
- a CDS encoding SDR family NAD(P)-dependent oxidoreductase, translating into MSETTKGQGGTREQRVALVTGGTSGIGLEIVRRLASAGTPVHLCGRSQETVSSTVKELVEEGLAVTGSVCDVREQEQIAELVRTVVEQHGPIRILVNNAGRSGGGPTAEITDELWTDVIATNLTSVFRVTKEVLTAGGMQEAGRGRIINIASTGGKQGVVLAAPYSASKHGVVGFSKALGLELARTGITVNAVCPGFVETPMAEKVRAGYAGAWGVTEQEAYERITTRVPNGRYVQVREVAAMVEYLVGEDAAAVTAQALNVCGGLGNY; encoded by the coding sequence ATGAGCGAGACCACCAAGGGCCAGGGCGGGACGCGGGAGCAGCGGGTCGCGCTGGTGACGGGCGGCACCAGCGGCATCGGTCTGGAGATCGTGCGGCGGCTGGCGTCGGCGGGGACGCCGGTGCATCTGTGCGGTCGTTCGCAGGAGACGGTGAGCAGCACGGTCAAGGAGCTCGTGGAGGAGGGCCTCGCGGTCACCGGCTCGGTGTGCGACGTGCGGGAGCAGGAGCAGATCGCGGAGCTGGTGCGCACGGTCGTCGAGCAGCACGGTCCGATACGGATCCTGGTCAACAACGCCGGCCGCAGCGGCGGGGGTCCGACCGCGGAGATCACCGACGAGCTGTGGACCGATGTCATCGCCACCAATCTGACCAGTGTCTTCCGGGTCACCAAGGAAGTGTTGACGGCGGGCGGGATGCAGGAGGCGGGCCGCGGCCGGATCATCAACATCGCCTCGACGGGCGGCAAGCAGGGCGTGGTCCTGGCGGCCCCGTACTCGGCGTCCAAGCACGGTGTGGTGGGCTTCAGCAAGGCGCTCGGCCTGGAGCTGGCCCGTACCGGCATCACCGTCAACGCGGTGTGCCCCGGTTTCGTCGAGACGCCGATGGCGGAGAAGGTCCGTGCCGGTTACGCGGGCGCGTGGGGGGTCACCGAGCAGGAGGCGTACGAGCGCATCACCACCCGGGTGCCCAACGGCCGTTACGTGCAGGTGCGGGAGGTCGCCGCGATGGTCGAGTACCTGGTCGGCGAGGACGCGGCGGCCGTGACCGCGCAGGCGCTCAATGTCTGCGGCGGCCTGGGCAACTACTGA
- a CDS encoding LLM class flavin-dependent oxidoreductase, protein MRLAVNLPYQGAGELAREAERLDYDIAFASEGLKSDAVSVLGLAAGLTSRIALASGIMQIPARPPGAAALSAATLHALSGGRFRLGLGVSNPHVSDGWYGVDFAHPLGRTREYVDIVRRALAGGPVRYDGTHFKLPAHGLGGAPLTVLTERPDTPIPVYLGAVGPQSLRLAGEIADGWVSGFTTPQLVADSVTRLAAGRERAGRTLDGFEVIPYTAVSVADDLEQAAAPLRTHYTGLLAIGGADNFYCRLARGMGFDAGIDAFQDRLAAGDRPGAAAAIPLDFIDATALLGPVGRIADRMHAWARAGVTTLSVLISANDTPLNARKHTLAAAAQALEKAGLRT, encoded by the coding sequence ATGCGCCTGGCAGTGAACCTCCCCTACCAGGGGGCCGGCGAACTGGCCCGCGAGGCCGAACGCCTCGACTACGACATCGCGTTCGCCTCGGAAGGCCTCAAGTCCGATGCCGTCAGCGTCCTGGGCCTGGCCGCCGGCCTGACCAGCCGCATCGCGCTCGCCTCCGGCATCATGCAGATCCCCGCCCGCCCGCCGGGCGCCGCGGCCCTGTCCGCCGCCACCCTCCACGCCCTCAGCGGCGGCCGCTTCCGCCTCGGCCTCGGCGTGTCCAACCCGCACGTCTCCGACGGCTGGTACGGCGTCGACTTCGCCCACCCCCTGGGCCGCACCCGCGAATACGTCGACATCGTCCGCCGCGCCCTGGCCGGCGGCCCCGTCCGCTACGACGGCACCCACTTCAAGCTGCCCGCCCACGGCCTCGGCGGCGCGCCGCTGACCGTCCTCACCGAACGGCCCGACACCCCGATCCCCGTCTACCTCGGCGCGGTCGGCCCGCAGAGCCTGCGCCTGGCGGGGGAGATCGCCGACGGCTGGGTCAGCGGCTTCACCACCCCGCAGCTCGTCGCCGACTCCGTCACCCGGCTCGCCGCCGGCCGCGAACGCGCCGGACGGACCCTCGACGGCTTCGAGGTCATCCCCTACACGGCCGTGTCCGTCGCCGACGACCTCGAACAGGCCGCCGCACCGCTGCGCACGCACTACACCGGGCTGCTCGCCATCGGCGGCGCCGACAACTTTTACTGCCGGCTCGCCCGCGGCATGGGCTTCGACGCCGGCATCGACGCCTTCCAGGACCGCCTGGCCGCCGGCGACCGCCCCGGCGCCGCCGCAGCGATCCCGCTGGACTTCATCGACGCGACCGCCCTCCTCGGCCCCGTCGGCCGCATCGCGGACCGCATGCACGCCTGGGCCCGGGCCGGCGTCACCACGCTGAGCGTCCTCATCTCCGCGAACGACACGCCCCTCAATGCGCGCAAGCACACCCTGGCGGCCGCGGCCCAGGCCCTGGAGAAGGCGGGCCTGCGCACCTGA
- a CDS encoding SDR family NAD(P)-dependent oxidoreductase produces MSTQRRVALVTGSSTGIGETVARRLAAENISVVVNSARSVEAGEKVAASLPDALYVQADVSDEDQARRLVARAVEHYGRLDILVNNAGVTRAVPHADLEAASPAVWREIFDLNVFGTWQTTVAAMPALRESGEGVVVNVSSVAGSRPTGSSIPYAVSKAAVEHMTRLLAVAMGPQVRVNAVAPGLVETGWTEGSDFFAAIAEQVAAVAPLRRVGRPEDVSEAVLSLIRATYTTGQVLMVDGGGTLVR; encoded by the coding sequence ATGAGCACTCAGCGACGCGTGGCCCTGGTGACGGGTTCGTCGACGGGCATCGGCGAGACGGTGGCCCGCAGGCTGGCCGCCGAGAACATCAGCGTCGTCGTCAACTCGGCGCGTTCGGTGGAGGCGGGCGAGAAGGTGGCGGCGTCGCTGCCCGACGCCCTGTACGTCCAGGCGGACGTCTCGGACGAGGACCAGGCCCGCCGGCTGGTGGCCCGTGCCGTCGAGCACTACGGGCGTCTGGACATCCTGGTCAACAACGCCGGTGTGACGCGGGCGGTTCCGCACGCGGATCTGGAGGCGGCGAGTCCGGCGGTGTGGCGGGAGATCTTCGATCTGAACGTCTTCGGCACCTGGCAGACGACGGTGGCCGCGATGCCGGCGCTGCGCGAGAGCGGCGAGGGCGTGGTGGTCAACGTCTCCTCGGTGGCCGGCAGCCGGCCGACGGGCAGTTCGATCCCGTACGCGGTGAGCAAGGCGGCCGTGGAGCACATGACCCGTCTGCTCGCGGTGGCGATGGGCCCCCAGGTGCGGGTCAACGCGGTCGCGCCGGGTCTGGTGGAAACGGGCTGGACCGAGGGCAGCGACTTCTTCGCGGCCATCGCCGAGCAGGTCGCCGCGGTCGCCCCGCTGCGGCGTGTGGGCCGGCCGGAGGACGTCTCGGAAGCGGTCCTGTCGCTGATCCGTGCCACGTACACGACGGGTCAGGTCCTGATGGTCGACGGGGGCGGCACCCTGGTCCGCTGA
- a CDS encoding glycosyltransferase: MRILFLAGGSPATVFALVPLATAARNAGHQVLMAATADMSGVITSAGLPAAPVTERTMRDFMLADRDGTALTLPADAGERMHFGGRGFGRLAAGSLPALREAGRDWRPDAVVGGTLAFGAALLAAELKIPYVRHAWDMGEPAEMDRGAEDELAPELRALGLTSLPAPDLWIDICPPSVADPGAPAGRTMRFVPCGRQQPLERWMYTPSQRRRVCVTAGSRVSKDYEFDHLDALVSHVAGPDVEVVAAAPEDVAAALRERHPGLRAGWLPLDTVLHTCDLLVHSGGGQSALTAVHAGVPQLVVPTMPKVLAPNQRLAAYGAARVLPPGEDGPETVAAACRDMLATPSYARRAGTLAAELAALPGPAETLTAVQALTRT, translated from the coding sequence ATGCGGATCCTCTTCCTCGCCGGCGGCAGTCCGGCCACCGTGTTCGCCCTCGTGCCGCTGGCCACCGCCGCCCGCAACGCCGGCCACCAGGTGCTCATGGCGGCCACCGCCGACATGAGCGGCGTCATCACCTCCGCCGGACTGCCCGCCGCGCCCGTCACCGAGCGGACGATGCGCGACTTCATGCTGGCCGACCGCGACGGCACCGCGCTGACGCTGCCGGCGGACGCGGGGGAGAGGATGCACTTCGGCGGCCGCGGCTTCGGCCGGCTGGCCGCCGGCAGCCTGCCCGCGCTGCGGGAGGCGGGCCGCGACTGGCGCCCGGACGCCGTCGTCGGCGGCACCCTCGCCTTCGGCGCCGCGCTGCTGGCCGCCGAGCTGAAGATCCCGTACGTGCGGCACGCCTGGGACATGGGCGAGCCCGCCGAGATGGACCGGGGCGCCGAGGACGAACTGGCCCCCGAACTCAGGGCCCTGGGCCTGACGTCCCTGCCCGCGCCTGACCTGTGGATCGACATCTGCCCGCCCAGCGTCGCGGACCCCGGCGCACCCGCCGGCCGGACCATGCGGTTCGTGCCCTGCGGCCGCCAGCAGCCGCTGGAACGCTGGATGTACACCCCCTCCCAGCGGCGCCGGGTCTGCGTGACGGCGGGCAGCCGGGTCAGCAAGGACTACGAGTTCGACCACCTCGACGCCCTCGTCTCCCACGTCGCCGGTCCGGACGTGGAAGTCGTCGCCGCCGCCCCCGAGGACGTCGCGGCGGCCCTGCGCGAACGGCACCCCGGCCTGCGCGCCGGCTGGCTGCCGCTGGACACGGTCCTGCACACCTGCGACCTGCTCGTGCACTCCGGCGGCGGCCAGAGCGCGCTGACGGCCGTGCACGCGGGTGTGCCGCAGCTCGTCGTCCCCACCATGCCGAAGGTCCTCGCCCCCAACCAGCGCCTGGCCGCCTACGGCGCGGCCCGCGTCCTGCCACCGGGCGAGGACGGCCCCGAGACCGTCGCCGCCGCCTGCCGCGACATGCTGGCCACCCCCTCCTACGCCCGGCGCGCCGGAACCCTCGCCGCCGAACTGGCCGCCCTGCCGGGCCCGGCAGAGACCCTCACCGCGGTTCAGGCCCTGACCCGCACCTGA
- a CDS encoding glucose-1-phosphate thymidylyltransferase, translating to MKALVLSGGSGTRLRPFTHTAPKQLVPVANKPVLYYVLEAVAEAGITEVGIVVGDTADEIRDAVGDGARFGLEVTYLPQEAPLGLAHAVLIAREFLADDDFVMYLGDNFVVGGIADLVTGFRAERPDAQILLTRVPDPSAFGVAELDDEGRVVGLEEKPAKPKSDLALVGIYLFTPAVHEAVRAIEPSERGELEITHAIQRLIDDGHDVRSTTISGYWKDTGNVTDMLEVNRSVLEGIEPHTAGTVDAASELIGRVRVEAGAEVRGSRIVGPAVIGTGTLISGSYVGPYTSIAENCLIEDSEIEFSIVLRDSRLEGVPRVQASLIGRSVTVTPAPRIPATNRLILGDHSKVQISS from the coding sequence ATGAAGGCTCTCGTCCTGTCCGGAGGTTCAGGCACGCGCCTGCGGCCCTTCACCCACACCGCGCCCAAGCAACTGGTCCCGGTGGCCAACAAGCCCGTCCTCTACTACGTCCTGGAAGCCGTCGCGGAAGCCGGCATCACCGAGGTCGGCATCGTCGTCGGCGACACCGCCGACGAGATCCGCGACGCCGTCGGCGACGGCGCACGATTCGGCCTGGAGGTGACCTACCTGCCGCAGGAGGCACCCCTCGGCCTCGCCCACGCGGTGCTGATCGCCCGCGAGTTCCTCGCCGACGACGACTTCGTCATGTACCTCGGCGACAACTTCGTCGTCGGCGGCATCGCCGACCTCGTCACCGGGTTCCGCGCCGAACGCCCCGACGCGCAGATCCTGCTGACCCGGGTGCCCGACCCGTCCGCGTTCGGCGTCGCCGAACTCGACGACGAGGGACGGGTCGTGGGCCTGGAGGAGAAGCCCGCCAAACCCAAGAGCGACCTCGCGCTCGTCGGCATCTACCTGTTCACCCCCGCCGTGCACGAGGCGGTCCGCGCCATCGAACCGTCGGAGCGCGGCGAACTGGAGATCACCCACGCCATCCAGCGGCTCATCGACGACGGGCACGACGTGCGCTCCACGACGATCAGCGGCTACTGGAAGGACACCGGCAACGTCACCGACATGCTCGAGGTGAACCGGTCCGTCCTCGAAGGCATCGAACCGCACACCGCCGGCACCGTCGACGCCGCCAGCGAACTCATCGGCCGGGTCCGCGTCGAGGCCGGCGCGGAGGTCCGCGGCTCACGCATCGTCGGCCCCGCCGTCATCGGCACGGGCACCCTCATCAGCGGCTCCTACGTCGGCCCCTACACCTCGATCGCGGAGAACTGCCTCATCGAGGACAGCGAGATCGAATTCTCCATCGTGCTGCGCGACTCCCGCCTCGAAGGCGTGCCCCGCGTCCAGGCCTCCCTCATCGGACGCAGCGTGACCGTCACCCCCGCCCCGCGGATACCGGCCACCAACCGGCTCATCCTCGGCGACCACAGCAAGGTGCAGATCTCCTCATGA
- the rfbB gene encoding dTDP-glucose 4,6-dehydratase, which produces MTTRILVTGGAGFIGSHYVRTLLGPHGDPDVTVTVLDALTYAGNPANLDAVRDNPRFTFVHGDICDAGLVDTLMPRHDQVVHFAAESHVDRSIAGAADFVRTNVAGTQTLLDAALRHGPTTFVHISTDEVYGSIDIGSWPETDPLAPNSPYSAAKASSDLIALAHHRTHGLDVRITRCSNNYGPHQYPEKVVPLFITRLLTGRRVPLYGDGGNVRDWLHVDDHVRGIELVRTKGRSGEVYNIGGGTELSNKELTALLLDACDADWSSVDHVADRKGHDRRYSVDCRKITRELGYEPRTDFTDGLARTVAWYRDNRAWWQPLEERSSAGRGTGGHP; this is translated from the coding sequence ATGACGACCCGAATCCTGGTGACCGGCGGAGCCGGCTTCATCGGCTCCCACTACGTGCGCACCCTCCTGGGCCCCCACGGCGACCCGGACGTGACCGTCACCGTCCTCGACGCGCTCACCTACGCCGGCAACCCGGCCAACCTCGACGCCGTCCGCGACAACCCCCGGTTCACCTTCGTCCACGGCGACATCTGCGACGCCGGCCTCGTCGACACCCTGATGCCCCGCCACGACCAGGTCGTCCACTTCGCCGCCGAGTCCCACGTCGACCGCTCCATCGCCGGCGCGGCCGACTTCGTCCGCACCAACGTCGCCGGCACCCAGACCCTGCTGGACGCGGCCCTGCGCCACGGCCCCACCACCTTCGTCCACATCTCCACCGACGAGGTGTACGGCTCGATCGACATCGGCTCCTGGCCCGAGACCGACCCCCTCGCCCCCAACTCCCCCTACTCCGCCGCCAAGGCCTCGAGCGACCTCATCGCCCTGGCCCACCACCGCACCCACGGCCTCGACGTGCGCATCACCCGCTGCTCCAACAACTACGGGCCGCACCAGTACCCGGAGAAGGTCGTCCCGCTGTTCATCACCCGCCTCCTCACGGGCCGCCGCGTGCCGCTGTACGGCGACGGCGGCAACGTCCGCGACTGGCTGCACGTCGACGACCACGTCCGGGGCATCGAACTCGTCCGCACCAAGGGCCGCTCCGGCGAGGTCTACAACATCGGCGGCGGCACCGAACTGTCCAACAAGGAACTCACCGCACTGCTCCTGGACGCCTGCGACGCCGACTGGTCCAGCGTCGACCACGTCGCCGACCGCAAGGGCCACGACCGGCGCTACTCGGTCGACTGCCGCAAGATCACCCGCGAACTGGGCTACGAACCGCGCACCGACTTCACCGACGGCCTGGCCCGCACCGTCGCCTGGTACCGCGACAACCGCGCCTGGTGGCAGCCGCTCGAGGAGCGCTCGAGCGCCGGTCGAGGAACCGGCGGCCATCCTTGA
- a CDS encoding ketoacyl-ACP synthase III family protein produces the protein MRWDDVYLRACATRLPAVMPAEEAVARGLVDAVSVRRMQSTGVTVGEQSPPDMAVAAARTALGRSGVVPDDIALLLHASLYHQGYDMWAPASYVQRLGVGNRCPAMEVRQTSNGGMAALELAAAHLTATGAPAAMITTADRFCAPGIDRWRTDPGTVLADGATATVVARGRGFARLVSLVLVSEPGLEEMHRGEDPPGDAPLAVRCPVDFEATTRVYLRTAEGQRSVARMANAQTETIERALEEAKAQQADIDWFVLPHLGRRRLDVNFFRRYGIDPERTLWSWSRGIGHLGAGDQFAGLTHLVESGRARAGARALLLGVGGGFTWSAAVVEFTDVPAWPASAAAQADL, from the coding sequence GTGCGGTGGGACGACGTCTATCTGCGCGCCTGCGCCACCCGGCTGCCGGCGGTGATGCCCGCCGAGGAGGCGGTCGCCCGTGGCCTGGTCGACGCGGTGTCCGTGCGGCGTATGCAGAGCACGGGTGTGACGGTGGGCGAGCAGAGCCCGCCGGACATGGCGGTCGCCGCGGCCCGTACGGCTCTGGGGCGTTCGGGTGTGGTGCCCGACGACATCGCGCTGCTGCTGCACGCGTCGCTCTACCACCAGGGCTACGACATGTGGGCGCCGGCGTCGTACGTCCAGCGGCTGGGGGTGGGCAACCGCTGCCCGGCGATGGAGGTGCGTCAGACGTCGAACGGCGGTATGGCCGCACTCGAGCTGGCGGCCGCGCATCTGACGGCCACCGGGGCGCCCGCGGCGATGATCACCACGGCGGACCGGTTCTGCGCGCCGGGCATCGACCGCTGGCGCACCGATCCGGGCACGGTCCTGGCGGACGGGGCGACGGCGACGGTCGTGGCCCGCGGGCGGGGTTTCGCGCGTCTGGTGTCGCTGGTGCTGGTGTCGGAGCCGGGGCTCGAGGAGATGCATCGGGGCGAGGACCCGCCGGGTGACGCGCCGCTGGCGGTGCGCTGCCCCGTCGACTTCGAGGCGACGACCCGGGTGTACCTGCGCACCGCGGAGGGGCAGCGGTCGGTCGCGCGGATGGCGAACGCGCAGACGGAGACGATCGAGCGGGCCCTGGAGGAGGCCAAGGCGCAGCAGGCGGACATCGACTGGTTCGTGCTGCCGCACCTGGGCCGGCGCCGTCTGGATGTGAACTTCTTCCGCCGTTACGGCATCGACCCCGAGCGGACGCTGTGGTCCTGGAGCCGCGGGATCGGGCATCTGGGGGCCGGTGACCAGTTCGCGGGTCTGACGCATCTGGTGGAGAGCGGGCGGGCGCGGGCGGGGGCGCGGGCGCTGCTGCTGGGTGTGGGCGGTGGCTTCACCTGGTCGGCGGCGGTCGTGGAGTTCACCGACGTGCCCGCCTGGCCGGCGTCCGCCGCCGCTCAAGCAGACCTGTAG
- a CDS encoding NHL repeat-containing protein, translating into MHSTLSRRRLLGLGAALGAGAAFAGPAAANAWAAAPRPRGPGAWPVRIELPTGFHPGGVAAGRLPYAYYGSLFGGEIYRADLATGRGEVISPDLGEGNSAAGIALDCRGRLFISGAYSGLARVMDVTTGRDLASYRLGGEGTVVADVAVLADAAYVTDAFRPVLYRIPLGPRGELPSARQVESVPLSGDWVQGAPGEVTALGISPTPDGRALIVVHLLAGGALMRVDPATGAALRIPLGGAVLPSGNGIRLDGTTAYVAQRDAVDVLRLDAAGTRAVPVTRITDPDFDGPSAVAVHGDRLYVSNFGPTTPTHQTPYHSTAVPLVRRTHRSAHTQEETA; encoded by the coding sequence ATGCACAGCACACTGTCCCGGCGCCGCCTGCTGGGGCTCGGCGCAGCCCTGGGTGCCGGCGCCGCGTTCGCCGGCCCGGCCGCCGCGAACGCCTGGGCCGCGGCGCCCCGGCCCCGGGGCCCGGGGGCGTGGCCGGTCAGGATCGAGCTGCCGACCGGGTTCCACCCGGGCGGTGTCGCCGCCGGCCGGCTGCCCTACGCGTACTACGGCTCCCTGTTCGGCGGGGAGATCTACCGGGCCGATCTGGCCACCGGGCGGGGCGAGGTGATCTCCCCCGACCTGGGCGAGGGCAACAGCGCGGCGGGCATCGCGCTCGACTGCCGCGGGCGGCTGTTCATCAGCGGCGCCTACAGCGGCCTGGCGCGGGTGATGGACGTGACCACCGGCCGGGACCTCGCCTCGTACCGGCTGGGCGGTGAGGGCACGGTCGTCGCCGATGTGGCGGTGCTGGCGGACGCGGCCTACGTCACCGACGCCTTCCGCCCGGTGCTGTACCGGATCCCGCTGGGGCCGCGCGGTGAACTGCCGTCGGCGCGGCAGGTGGAGAGTGTGCCGCTGTCCGGTGACTGGGTGCAGGGCGCTCCGGGCGAGGTGACGGCGCTGGGGATCTCGCCGACGCCGGACGGCCGGGCGCTGATCGTGGTGCACCTGCTCGCCGGGGGCGCTCTGATGCGGGTGGATCCGGCCACCGGCGCCGCCCTGCGGATCCCGCTCGGCGGCGCCGTGCTGCCGTCCGGCAACGGCATCCGGCTCGACGGCACCACCGCGTACGTCGCCCAGCGCGACGCGGTCGATGTGCTGCGGCTGGACGCGGCCGGCACCCGTGCCGTGCCGGTCACCCGGATCACCGACCCCGACTTCGACGGGCCGTCGGCCGTCGCCGTCCACGGCGACCGGCTCTACGTGTCGAACTTCGGCCCGACGACGCCGACCCACCAGACCCCGTACCACTCGACCGCCGTGCCCCTGGTACGGCGCACCCACCGCAGCGCACACACACAGGAGGAGACGGCATGA
- a CDS encoding acyltransferase domain-containing protein, whose amino-acid sequence MDTLLDAPRDVVLLLPGQGAQYPRMAAGLYDSDPAFTDAVDRCLALFPDGELLRDDWLAEQPAIGIDDVRRAQPLLFTLDYALGRMVLSWGVRPAALLGHSVGELAAATLAGVFTLEDAVAVMHDRVTRIAPTEPGGMLTVAGTPDDLRPFLARHPHIAIGARNAPRQTVLAGLSAPLRAIAADLRGAGITTLPVAAHHPFHSPVLAPLFRDLTLYRRITAHPPLFPLWSAFTRTRLEADTVADPALWAGHPVAPVHFWPTLDKLLSTGRHLLLETGPGKGLTTIACRHRSVKLGRHTAAALLPARPRTPDDDRLHTDRARELLHTTTALAPQPA is encoded by the coding sequence ATGGACACCCTGCTCGACGCGCCCCGCGACGTGGTGCTGCTGCTGCCCGGCCAGGGCGCCCAGTACCCGCGCATGGCCGCCGGACTCTACGACAGCGACCCGGCGTTCACCGACGCCGTCGACCGGTGCCTGGCCCTGTTCCCCGACGGCGAGCTGCTGCGCGACGACTGGCTCGCCGAGCAGCCCGCCATCGGCATCGACGACGTACGCCGCGCCCAGCCGCTGCTGTTCACCCTCGACTACGCGCTCGGCCGCATGGTGCTCTCCTGGGGCGTACGCCCCGCCGCGCTCCTCGGCCACAGCGTCGGCGAACTCGCCGCGGCCACCCTGGCCGGCGTGTTCACCCTCGAGGACGCCGTGGCCGTCATGCACGACCGGGTCACCCGCATCGCCCCCACCGAACCGGGCGGCATGCTGACCGTCGCCGGCACCCCCGACGACCTGCGCCCCTTCCTCGCCCGCCACCCCCACATCGCGATCGGCGCACGCAACGCCCCCCGGCAGACCGTCCTCGCCGGCCTGAGCGCCCCCCTGCGGGCCATCGCGGCCGACCTGCGCGGCGCGGGCATCACCACCCTGCCGGTCGCCGCCCACCACCCCTTCCACAGCCCGGTCCTCGCACCGCTGTTCAGGGACCTGACGCTGTACCGGCGGATCACCGCCCACCCGCCGCTCTTCCCGCTGTGGTCGGCCTTCACCCGCACCCGCCTGGAGGCGGACACCGTCGCCGACCCGGCCCTGTGGGCCGGCCACCCCGTCGCCCCCGTGCACTTCTGGCCCACCCTCGACAAACTCCTGTCCACCGGCCGCCACCTGCTGCTGGAGACCGGCCCGGGCAAGGGCCTCACCACGATCGCCTGCCGCCACCGCTCCGTGAAACTCGGCCGTCACACCGCCGCCGCGCTGCTGCCCGCCCGGCCCCGCACCCCCGACGACGACCGGCTCCACACCGACCGCGCCCGCGAACTGCTGCACACCACCACGGCCCTGGCCCCCCAGCCGGCCTGA
- a CDS encoding nitroreductase/quinone reductase family protein: protein MADELQPFVADWNRPVVEEFRANGGKVGGPFAGGTLALLTTAGARSGRATTSPVGYMEIDGKGVVIASAGGGPKNPAWYHNLRANPLLTVEVGTEKYQARATVLEGEERERVFAKACGIAPGYADYQKNTERIIPVVVLETETYDDGRRARGLGQELTEIHGWLRGEIAELRRQVADFAAGRADTVDIGDSTLLQQLRDNCLSFCKALEVHHGGEDQGAFPVLESKFPGLAPTLAKLREEHKVVSQLRGDIADLVTRLEPGDPQGLQHELERLTGELERHFDHEEAAVVAALDALAFAPAHRGAPPA from the coding sequence ATGGCAGACGAGCTGCAGCCCTTTGTCGCGGACTGGAACCGGCCGGTCGTCGAGGAGTTCCGGGCCAACGGCGGCAAGGTCGGCGGACCGTTCGCGGGCGGCACCCTGGCGCTGCTGACCACCGCCGGCGCCAGGAGCGGCCGCGCGACCACCAGCCCCGTCGGCTACATGGAGATCGACGGCAAGGGCGTCGTCATCGCCTCGGCGGGCGGCGGCCCCAAGAACCCCGCCTGGTACCACAACCTGCGCGCCAACCCCCTCCTGACCGTCGAGGTCGGCACCGAGAAGTACCAGGCCAGGGCCACCGTCCTGGAGGGCGAGGAGCGGGAACGGGTCTTCGCGAAGGCCTGCGGGATCGCCCCCGGCTACGCCGACTACCAGAAGAACACCGAGCGGATCATCCCCGTCGTCGTCCTCGAGACCGAGACCTACGACGACGGGCGCCGCGCCCGCGGCCTGGGCCAGGAACTGACCGAGATCCACGGCTGGCTGCGCGGCGAGATCGCCGAACTGCGCCGCCAGGTCGCCGACTTCGCCGCCGGACGCGCCGACACCGTCGACATCGGCGACAGCACCCTGCTGCAGCAGCTGCGCGACAACTGCCTCAGCTTCTGCAAGGCGCTGGAGGTCCACCACGGCGGCGAGGACCAGGGCGCCTTCCCCGTCCTGGAGTCGAAGTTCCCCGGCCTCGCGCCGACCCTGGCCAAGCTCCGCGAGGAGCACAAGGTCGTCTCACAGCTGCGCGGCGACATCGCCGACCTCGTCACCCGCCTGGAGCCGGGCGACCCGCAGGGCCTGCAACACGAGCTGGAGCGCCTGACCGGCGAACTGGAGCGCCACTTCGACCACGAGGAGGCCGCGGTCGTCGCCGCGCTCGACGCACTGGCCTTCGCCCCCGCCCACCGCGGCGCGCCCCCGGCCTGA
- a CDS encoding acyl carrier protein — MTIDDLRRILVECAGEDETGSLDGDILDTPFADLGYDSLALMETAGRIKQEFGVVIADEDIATVETPRVLLDTVAELSRSVAAA; from the coding sequence ATGACCATCGATGATCTCCGCAGGATCCTCGTCGAGTGCGCCGGTGAGGACGAGACCGGGAGCCTGGACGGGGACATCCTGGACACCCCGTTCGCCGACCTCGGTTACGACTCGCTGGCGCTGATGGAGACCGCGGGCCGGATCAAGCAGGAGTTCGGTGTGGTGATCGCCGACGAGGACATCGCGACCGTGGAGACTCCGCGGGTGCTGCTCGACACCGTGGCGGAGCTTTCGCGTTCCGTCGCCGCCGCATGA